The Gossypium hirsutum isolate 1008001.06 chromosome D02, Gossypium_hirsutum_v2.1, whole genome shotgun sequence region TTTCAGTGCATCTCTATAAGTCCTGACGCTTGATGTTTAAATCAAGAAGACTTTAAAACTGTTTAGGAAATATGCAGTGTCATATCCCTCCAATATGATCCTTCCACTGTTGCTTTTCTTTGTATGCTCATAGTATTCCGAATTATTTCCTTCAGATTTTGGAGATTGTAAGTGAACTCGAGGGGACTGTTTTCTCACTCGATCTGTTAGAGAAGCAAGTTGGTGACGAAATGATCACATTACTCCAGCACGGGAGAAAATTTGATGACTGTAATGACAATAATGAGCTGGAGTCTTTTCACCAGGCTGCAACTAGACTTGGTATAACTTCTTCTAGAGCAGCCCTAACTGAAAGAAGGGCTCTTAAGAAGCTGATAGAGAGAGCTCGTGCAGAGGAAGATAAGAGGAAGGAATCTATTGTGTCTTATCTTTTGCACCTCATGAGAAAATACTCCAAGTTGTTTCGGAGTGAGGTTTCAGATGATAATGATTCACAGGGTTCAACACCTTGTTCCCCCACTGTTCTAGGTTCTCTTGAGGATGGAGGGTCTGGTGGTAATGGCCAGGCATTTGAGCGGCAGCTATCGAAGCTTAGCTCGTTCAATTTCAAGCCAAATATTAGGAGATCTGGGCAGATACCCATTCCACCCGAAGAATTAAGATGTCCAATATCTTTGCAGCTTATGTATGATCCAGTCATAATTGCCTCTGGACAGACATATGAAAGGATCTGTATTGAGAAATGGCTTGGTGATGGGCATGACACCTGCCCGAAGACTCAACAGAGACTTCCACATCTCTCTTTAACTCCCAATTATTGTGTTAAGGGTCTCATTGCTAGTTGGTGTGAACAAAATGGAGTTCCTAATCCTGATGGCCCCCCAGAGTCTCTTGATCTTAACTATTGGAGACTGGCATTGTCTGAGTCAGAGACTGCAAATACAAGATCAGTGGATAGTGTTGGCTTTTGCAACTTAAAAGGGGTTAAGGTCGGTCCTCTTGAGGAGAGTGGTACCATTGAAGAAATAGAAGGAAAAGAAGCTGAGAATGAGCATCCATGCGTGCAGGAAGAAGTTTCTGAGCTTAATGTACTAGAAAGATATCAGGATTTGCTATCTGTTCTGAATGAAGAAGAGAACTTGAGGAAAAGGTGCAAAGTTGTGGAACAAATCAGGCTTTTGCTGAAAGATGATGAGGAGGCCAGGATTTTTATGGGGGCTAATGGCTTTGTTGAAGGATTATTGCAATTTCTAGATTCAGCTGTGCGTGAAGGGAATGCAATGGCTCAGGAAATTGGGGCAATGGCTCTCTTTAACCTTGCAGTCAACAATAACAGGTTTGTTTGTCAATTTTTGCATCTGCTTAGTTAAATCTGGTCATAGATATTTGTGAGCAATAGCTGCTGCTACTCTTTTGACTTATTAAATGGATACACCAAATGGTCATTGTTGGAGAAAGGACCCTATCAAATGAATAGGAGGGGAAAAAACATTGctgtttttttcattttaacgCTGTATCTTGATGATTGATTCTCATTAATATTAGTAACTGTTGAGCTGAATCTTATTTAGTTTTCTTggtttgtttttttcttaaaaaaatcagGAACAAGGAATTGATGCTAGCAGCTGGAGTGATTTTATTGTTAGAGGATATGGTTTCAAACTCCAATGCCCATGAATCAGCCACTGCTCTCTATCTTAATCTCTCGTGCCTTGAGCAAGCCAAGTCTATCATAGGCTCAAGTAAGGCTGTCCCATTTTTAGTCCAGCTACTTGGAAGTGAAACTGATCCACAGTGCAAGCTTGATGCCCTTCACACTCTTTATAACCTCTCTACTGTGCACTCTAATATCCCCAGCCTTCTTTCTGCTGGCATAGTTAATGGCCTACAGCCACTTGTGATCTCAGGTGACAATGCCTGGGCAGAGAAATCTATTGCAGTTTTACTAAACTTAGCTGCAAGTCAAGCAGGAATATCTGAGATGGTTTCAGCCTGTGGTCTCATTAGCGATCTGGCATCTGTATTGGATACTGGAGAATTGATCGAGCAAGAGCAAGCTGTTTCATGCCTTCTACTTCTTTGTAACGGAAGTGAGAAATGCTGTCAAATGGTCCTACAGGAAGGTGTGATTCCGGCCTTGGTATCGATTTCAGTAAACGGGACGACAAGAGGGAGGGAGAAGTCGCAAAAACTTCTGATGCTCTTTCGTGAGCAACGGCAACGAGATCATCCACCAGCAGATGCAAACCTGAGTATAGAAACCAGTCAAGATCCAATGCCTGCAACAGCCACGGCTCAAGAATCCAACCCACCATGTAAGTCAGTATCGAGGAAAAAAATGGGGAGAGCCTTGAGCTTTCTATGGAAGAGCAAGAGCTACTCTGTTTACCAGTGTTAAAAGCTTGACAAGCTATTGTAAATTTCCCGTTGTATCTTCTTTTCTAGTTCTCTTGTCCTATTCCAATGGACAGTATTTTCCCTttcctttttcgttttctttactttatttttggGGGTTATGATAGAGAAGCAGAAATGTACAGGCCCTTTGTAATCTATggatttttggcttttttttttctttctagtttttaatagtacacGTACTTCATGTATGTAATAATTAAGGGTTAGATTCATCTTCAGAACACTTCGTTGTTGCTCCTCGTgaatatttacttatattttctttttgggCTAACGAGGAGTTTAACCATTGTACCATGTTGGTAATATTTACTTGGATTATAAATCTTATATTATAgttttaatagtaaaatagttCTCTCATTATAAAAATAAGTAACTTGGATGAGAAGGGAAATTAAAAATAGTAGTGATAGTTATTGTGGGAGGGAAATTAAATATGGTAGTATTGGAATATATTTCTGGATTTAATCATTAATGAGATATAATAAGCGGACTAGACGGTAGTCTAAAAATAATGACATTAATCTTTTTAAttgacttaaattaattaagagttaaataataaaaaatttatataaattaaatgataatattaaataaattttttatctttaggtaaaataat contains the following coding sequences:
- the LOC121214731 gene encoding U-box domain-containing protein 6, with translation MDISEVEENLFVGSDAKLHGEMCKILSAIYCKVLSIFPSLEAARPRSKSGIQALCSLHIALEKAKNVLQHCSTCSKLYLAITGDSVLLKFEKAKCALIDSLRRVEDIVPQSIGCQILEIVSELEGTVFSLDLLEKQVGDEMITLLQHGRKFDDCNDNNELESFHQAATRLGITSSRAALTERRALKKLIERARAEEDKRKESIVSYLLHLMRKYSKLFRSEVSDDNDSQGSTPCSPTVLGSLEDGGSGGNGQAFERQLSKLSSFNFKPNIRRSGQIPIPPEELRCPISLQLMYDPVIIASGQTYERICIEKWLGDGHDTCPKTQQRLPHLSLTPNYCVKGLIASWCEQNGVPNPDGPPESLDLNYWRLALSESETANTRSVDSVGFCNLKGVKVGPLEESGTIEEIEGKEAENEHPCVQEEVSELNVLERYQDLLSVLNEEENLRKRCKVVEQIRLLLKDDEEARIFMGANGFVEGLLQFLDSAVREGNAMAQEIGAMALFNLAVNNNRNKELMLAAGVILLLEDMVSNSNAHESATALYLNLSCLEQAKSIIGSSKAVPFLVQLLGSETDPQCKLDALHTLYNLSTVHSNIPSLLSAGIVNGLQPLVISGDNAWAEKSIAVLLNLAASQAGISEMVSACGLISDLASVLDTGELIEQEQAVSCLLLLCNGSEKCCQMVLQEGVIPALVSISVNGTTRGREKSQKLLMLFREQRQRDHPPADANLSIETSQDPMPATATAQESNPPCKSVSRKKMGRALSFLWKSKSYSVYQC